Proteins found in one Anopheles aquasalis chromosome 3, idAnoAquaMG_Q_19, whole genome shotgun sequence genomic segment:
- the LOC126575463 gene encoding zinc finger protein 600-like: protein MCDAAKIVLLNEESIEILERSCSSMMLEYLAREEHTQQKHLLMTSGELSSTVSVTFDSTLDEDYLNSELLSRRTTVEGADHAMLETSAIVGNKPFNHSRRYTCPKCGKVYSQSRNLRRHCRLECGQEPAYTCEICSKRFKRNNQLQRHIRLLHP, encoded by the exons ATGTGTGATGCAGCGAAGATAGTCTTGTTGAACG AAGAGTCTATCGAGATACTGGAACGGAGCTGCTCTTCCATGATGCTGGAATACCTTGCGCGAGAAGAGCACACGCAGCAAAAACATCTGCTGATGACCAGCGGGGAACTTTCGTCAACAGTTTCCGTTACCTTCGACAGTACTTTAGACGAGGACTATCTCAATTCAGAGCTACTGAGCAGGAGAACAACTGTAGAGGGGGCAGATCATGCTATGCTTGAAACCAGTGCAATCGTAGGGAATAAACCGTTCAATCACTCGCGGCGGTACACATGCCCGAAGTGTGGCAAAGTTTACTCGCAGTCCCGTAACCTTCGACGCCATTGTCGTTTGGAGTGCGGACAGGAGCCAGCCTACACCTGTGAGATCTGTAGTAAACGCTTTAAGCGCAACAACCAATTACAGCGTCACATTCGATTGCTCCACCCTTGA